A single window of Acidobacteriota bacterium DNA harbors:
- a CDS encoding ABC transporter permease, whose amino-acid sequence MTTTAPQQSRRPAAGAARPGGGDRAAGRRFSFSLREIVRETVADLRQNKLRAFLTMLGIAWGVASLIILTAIGEGMSRGMRDKNELLGKNIIIVWGGMTSLPGPGIRPGKPVRLTVEDYEAVRREAYWVVRCSPELDRSDLTSVSDLNRGNFDVHGVLADYMLMRSMRVAKGRLLAEHDMRTAARVCLIGEEVDRQMFNGRAQPGDRLAIGGLDYRVAGVLLRKDQNNNYSGPDNRKIFVPFPAMRRDFPYGDSPLGDRHIADIIAQPAAVETAEAAEVQIRQVIGRRKLFDPLDEDALPIWNTATQNRLINQIFVSMQIFLGFVAVVTLLLGGIGVMNIMLVTVRSRTREIGLRKAVGATARDILGMFFLQALAIALFSGSVGYIGALTLCYLINQLPLPDFFAGMLVTPWMGGAAFAFLLFVALAAAYYPSQTAAGLDPVEALRFEE is encoded by the coding sequence GTGACGACGACCGCGCCCCAGCAGTCCCGCCGGCCGGCTGCGGGCGCCGCGCGCCCCGGCGGCGGCGATCGGGCGGCGGGGCGCAGATTCTCATTCTCGCTGCGGGAAATCGTCCGCGAAACCGTGGCCGACCTCCGGCAGAACAAGCTCCGCGCCTTCCTGACCATGCTGGGCATCGCCTGGGGTGTGGCGTCGCTCATCATCCTCACCGCCATCGGCGAGGGGATGAGCCGGGGGATGCGCGACAAAAACGAACTGCTGGGCAAGAACATCATCATCGTCTGGGGCGGTATGACCAGCCTGCCGGGCCCGGGCATCCGGCCGGGCAAGCCGGTGCGCCTGACGGTCGAGGATTACGAGGCGGTGCGGCGGGAGGCGTACTGGGTGGTCCGCTGCTCCCCGGAGCTGGACCGCAGCGACCTGACCAGCGTCTCGGACCTGAACCGGGGCAACTTCGACGTCCACGGCGTGCTCGCCGACTACATGCTCATGCGCAGCATGCGCGTGGCCAAGGGGCGGCTGCTGGCCGAGCACGATATGCGCACCGCCGCGCGGGTCTGCCTCATCGGCGAGGAGGTGGACCGGCAGATGTTCAACGGACGGGCGCAGCCAGGCGACCGGCTGGCCATCGGCGGGCTGGACTATCGGGTGGCGGGCGTGCTGCTGCGCAAGGACCAGAACAACAACTACAGCGGTCCCGACAACCGCAAGATCTTCGTCCCGTTCCCGGCCATGCGGCGCGACTTCCCGTACGGCGACTCGCCGCTGGGCGACCGCCACATCGCCGACATCATCGCCCAGCCCGCCGCGGTCGAGACGGCCGAGGCGGCGGAGGTCCAGATCCGCCAGGTCATCGGCCGGCGGAAGCTGTTCGACCCCCTCGACGAGGACGCGCTCCCCATCTGGAACACGGCCACCCAGAACCGGCTGATCAACCAGATCTTCGTCTCGATGCAGATCTTTCTGGGCTTCGTGGCGGTGGTGACGCTGCTGCTGGGCGGCATCGGCGTCATGAACATCATGCTGGTGACGGTGCGGAGCCGCACCCGCGAAATCGGCCTGCGCAAGGCGGTGGGCGCCACGGCGCGCGACATCCTGGGGATGTTCTTCCTGCAGGCGCTGGCCATCGCCCTGTTCAGCGGCTCGGTGGGCTACATCGGCGCGCTGACCTTGTGTTACCTGATCAACCAGCTGCCGCTCCCCGACTTCTTTGCCGGCATGCTGGTGACGCCGTGGATGGGCGGGGCGGCGTTCGCCTTCCTGCTGTTCGTCGCGCTGGCCGCCGCCTATTATCCGTCCCAGACGGCGGCGGGGCTGGACCCGGTGGAGGCGCTGCGGTTTGAGGAATGA
- a CDS encoding cysteine desulfurase-like protein, with the protein MTDDLESRFPDIAARRADFPALARLHEGRPLAHFDGPGGTQVPQAVIDAVSGYYRTANANTHGFFVTTVETDRMLHDARAAMADFLGADDARDISFGANMTTLAWGLAHAFARRFQPGDEVLVSNLDHEANRGPWLMLREHGMVVREIAIRPDATLDYDDFAAQVTPRTRLVAVGMASNAFGTVNDIARARELAYRAGAWLLVDAVHYAPHFPLDVRSLGVDFLLCSAYKFYGPHVGVLYSRNGLLDSLATDRLRTQDPRAPHRIETGTLNHAAIAGTLAAVDYLASLGAGASRRERVVAALNRVAEYERELAQRIWRGLQRLPAVTLVGPPFGTGRRAPTVSFVVAGREAAEVCRRLAERGICAWDGHFYAIRPIELLGLLEHGGVTRVGISLYNSAEDVDRLLAAMAEIVAGA; encoded by the coding sequence ATGACCGACGACCTGGAATCGCGCTTCCCCGACATCGCCGCCCGCCGGGCGGATTTCCCCGCGCTGGCCCGGCTGCACGAGGGCCGGCCACTGGCCCATTTTGACGGGCCGGGCGGCACCCAGGTGCCGCAGGCGGTGATCGACGCGGTGTCCGGCTACTACCGCACCGCCAACGCCAACACCCACGGCTTCTTCGTCACGACGGTGGAGACCGACCGGATGCTCCACGACGCTCGCGCCGCCATGGCCGACTTCCTCGGCGCCGACGACGCCCGCGACATCTCGTTCGGCGCCAACATGACCACCCTGGCCTGGGGGCTGGCGCACGCCTTCGCCCGCCGCTTCCAGCCGGGCGACGAGGTGCTCGTCTCGAACCTGGACCACGAGGCCAACCGGGGGCCGTGGCTCATGCTGCGCGAGCACGGCATGGTCGTGCGCGAGATCGCCATCCGCCCCGATGCCACTCTCGACTACGACGACTTCGCCGCCCAGGTCACGCCCCGCACCCGGCTGGTGGCCGTCGGCATGGCATCGAACGCATTCGGGACGGTGAACGACATCGCCCGTGCCCGGGAGCTGGCCTATCGCGCCGGCGCCTGGTTGCTGGTGGACGCCGTCCATTACGCGCCTCACTTTCCCCTGGACGTCCGGTCGCTCGGCGTGGACTTCCTGCTCTGCTCCGCCTACAAGTTCTACGGGCCCCATGTGGGGGTGCTATACAGCCGCAACGGGTTGCTGGACAGCTTGGCCACGGACCGGCTGCGCACCCAGGATCCCCGGGCACCCCACCGGATCGAGACGGGCACCCTGAACCACGCCGCCATCGCGGGCACGCTGGCCGCCGTGGATTACCTCGCCTCGCTCGGCGCCGGCGCCAGCCGCCGCGAGCGCGTGGTCGCCGCTCTGAACCGCGTGGCCGAATACGAGCGGGAGCTGGCCCAGCGCATCTGGCGCGGCCTGCAGCGCCTGCCGGCGGTGACCCTCGTGGGGCCGCCCTTCGGCACCGGCCGGCGGGCGCCTACTGTGTCGTTTGTCGTGGCGGGGCGGGAGGCGGCCGAGGTCTGCCGGCGGCTGGCCGAACGCGGGATCTGCGCCTGGGACGGACATTTCTACGCTATCCGGCCCATCGAGCTGCTGGGCCTGCTGGAGCACGGCGGCGTCACCCGGGTGGGGATCTCGCTCTACAACAGCGCCGAGGACGTGGACCGCCTGCTGGCGGCCATGGCCGAGATCGTCGCGGGTGCCTGA
- the amrB gene encoding AmmeMemoRadiSam system protein B encodes MRMPAVAGRFYPGSRQALLTDLDRYTVAADKRLAARGIVAPHAGYMYSGAVAGAVYGAVQVPGRLVILCPNHTGLGGALAMMGSGVWRTPLGDAAIDEALAAALAHALPELADDESAHRFEHSLEVQLPFIQRQKPEARFVPVCVGTANLALLLRLGDALAAAVTAAGEPVLLVASSDMTHYESAQNARRKDTLAVERMEALDPEGLAAVVRRESISMCGWAPAVAVMQACRKLGATRGRLIRYATSGDVTGDQSSVVGYAGVAFV; translated from the coding sequence ATGCGCATGCCGGCGGTGGCCGGGCGATTCTATCCGGGTTCCCGCCAGGCGCTCCTGACCGATCTCGACCGGTACACCGTGGCGGCCGACAAGCGGCTGGCCGCCAGAGGCATCGTGGCGCCTCACGCCGGTTACATGTACTCCGGAGCCGTGGCCGGTGCGGTGTACGGTGCGGTGCAAGTGCCGGGGCGCCTGGTGATCCTGTGCCCCAATCACACGGGCCTCGGCGGGGCGCTCGCGATGATGGGGAGCGGCGTCTGGCGCACGCCGTTGGGCGACGCGGCCATCGACGAGGCGCTGGCGGCGGCGCTGGCGCACGCGCTGCCCGAGCTGGCCGACGACGAGTCGGCGCACCGGTTCGAACACTCCCTGGAGGTCCAGCTGCCGTTCATCCAACGCCAGAAACCCGAGGCGCGGTTCGTGCCGGTGTGCGTGGGCACGGCGAACCTGGCGCTGCTCCTGCGGCTGGGCGACGCGCTGGCCGCGGCGGTGACTGCGGCCGGCGAGCCGGTGCTGCTGGTGGCCAGCTCCGACATGACCCACTACGAATCCGCCCAGAACGCCCGCCGCAAGGACACGCTGGCCGTGGAGCGGATGGAGGCGCTGGATCCGGAAGGGCTGGCCGCGGTGGTGCGACGCGAGTCCATCTCCATGTGCGGCTGGGCGCCGGCGGTGGCGGTGATGCAGGCGTGCAGGAAACTGGGGGCGACGCGGGGCCGGCTCATCCGCTATGCCACCTCGGGTGACGTGACCGGGGACCAGAGCAGCGTCGTGGGCTACGCCGGCGTGGCCTTCGTCTAA
- a CDS encoding isochorismatase family protein encodes MDLTPFRLERPNTALVVIDIQERLAAAMDPARLETVLTNTERLLVGFDILDGPVFFTEQYPQGLGPTVARLTPHAQTAAPGG; translated from the coding sequence ATGGATCTGACGCCTTTTCGACTGGAGCGCCCCAACACCGCCCTGGTGGTCATCGACATCCAGGAGCGCCTGGCCGCCGCCATGGACCCGGCCCGCTTGGAGACGGTGCTGACCAACACCGAACGTCTCCTGGTGGGATTCGATATCCTCGACGGCCCCGTCTTCTTCACCGAACAGTACCCGCAAGGCCTCGGTCCCACCGTGGCCCGGCTCACCCCCCACGCCCAGACGGCCGCGCCCGGCGGATGA
- a CDS encoding isochorismatase family protein yields the protein MSETLEAMALTPHAQTAAPAAKLAFSCCTDLPLAAWLRDRGRSHVILCGIETHICVLQTALDLLQEGFFVHVVRDATSSRRPENHEAGLGLLAAAGAVVTTTEIVLFQLQARAGDATFKAISKLVR from the coding sequence ATGAGCGAGACGCTGGAGGCGATGGCGCTCACCCCCCACGCCCAGACGGCCGCGCCGGCCGCCAAGCTCGCGTTCAGCTGCTGCACCGACCTGCCGCTGGCGGCCTGGCTGCGCGACCGCGGCCGGAGCCACGTCATCCTCTGCGGCATCGAGACCCACATCTGCGTTCTCCAGACCGCCCTGGATCTGCTGCAGGAGGGTTTCTTTGTCCATGTCGTCCGGGACGCGACCTCCAGCCGTCGTCCCGAGAACCACGAGGCCGGGCTGGGGCTGCTGGCCGCCGCCGGGGCCGTGGTCACCACCACGGAGATCGTCCTGTTCCAGCTTCAGGCCCGCGCCGGCGACGCCACGTTCAAGGCGATCTCAAAACTCGTACGGTAG
- a CDS encoding twin-arginine translocation signal domain-containing protein, producing MDRDERLRNRRDFLKVGAAGVAGAVLMPHVLGQESASGAPPVKPGAFPCRVLGRTGLKLPVVSMGVMNADNPNLVRAALDAGIVHLDTAHGYQRGRNEEMIGGVLKGRPRDSFVIGTKVRADGEDRSTGRFTAETRPEPFVEKFELSLKRLGLDHVDIFYLHNVSTREAALFEPLLAAMTRLKEQGKARFLGLSTHRNEPEVIRAAVAGKVLDVVLTAYNFRQPHLADMHAAMAEAAAAGIGLVAMKTQAGAYWDKERQHPINMKAALKWALQNPHVGTAIPGFTTFDQMEEDLAVMADLTLSPKDLDDLKQGEKLGVTGLYCRQCGECVALCRHGLDIPAAMRGYMYAYGYRNLTEARTTVAAAALPAAACGGCDRCTVRCAMGHDVRGRVADIARITAIPEDFLA from the coding sequence ATGGATCGAGATGAACGCCTGCGCAACCGCCGCGATTTTCTGAAGGTCGGGGCCGCCGGAGTGGCCGGCGCCGTGCTGATGCCTCACGTGTTGGGGCAGGAGTCCGCGTCGGGCGCGCCGCCGGTCAAACCCGGCGCGTTCCCCTGCCGCGTGCTGGGCCGGACCGGCCTGAAGCTGCCCGTCGTGAGCATGGGGGTGATGAACGCGGACAACCCGAACCTCGTCCGGGCGGCGCTCGATGCCGGCATCGTCCATCTGGATACCGCCCACGGCTACCAGCGCGGTCGCAACGAGGAGATGATCGGCGGCGTGCTCAAAGGCCGCCCCCGCGACTCCTTCGTCATCGGCACCAAGGTGCGCGCCGACGGTGAGGACCGCAGCACCGGCCGGTTCACTGCCGAGACCAGGCCCGAGCCGTTCGTGGAAAAGTTCGAACTCAGCCTCAAGCGCCTCGGCCTGGACCACGTGGACATCTTCTATCTCCACAACGTCTCCACCCGCGAGGCGGCGCTGTTCGAGCCGCTGCTCGCGGCCATGACCAGGCTCAAAGAGCAGGGGAAGGCGCGCTTCCTCGGGCTCAGCACTCACCGCAACGAGCCGGAGGTGATCCGCGCGGCGGTGGCGGGGAAGGTGCTTGACGTGGTGCTCACCGCCTACAACTTCCGCCAGCCCCACCTCGCGGACATGCACGCGGCAATGGCCGAGGCGGCCGCCGCCGGCATCGGCCTCGTGGCCATGAAGACCCAGGCCGGCGCCTACTGGGACAAGGAGCGGCAGCATCCGATCAACATGAAGGCGGCGCTCAAATGGGCGCTGCAAAACCCGCACGTGGGCACCGCCATCCCCGGGTTCACCACCTTCGACCAGATGGAAGAGGATCTGGCCGTGATGGCCGATCTGACGCTGTCACCGAAGGATCTGGACGACCTGAAGCAGGGTGAAAAGCTGGGCGTGACCGGCCTCTACTGCCGGCAATGCGGCGAATGCGTGGCCCTGTGCCGCCACGGCCTCGACATCCCGGCGGCCATGCGGGGCTACATGTACGCGTACGGCTACCGGAACCTGACCGAGGCCCGAACGACCGTGGCTGCGGCAGCGCTGCCCGCGGCCGCGTGCGGCGGCTGCGACCGCTGCACCGTGCGGTGCGCCATGGGCCACGACGTTCGCGGCCGCGTGGCCGACATCGCCCGCATCACCGCCATTCCGGAAGATTTCCTGGCGTGA
- a CDS encoding biopolymer transporter ExbD has protein sequence MNVRAINVTPYIDILLVLLIIFMVITPFTSHGIPVRLPADPLTEDAPPPPGPFAIVLEAGVDDAVAISGRPVAAARLEPELQARTAQVDRYQVFLCGGSGVFYGDIIRLADRARAAGVDQPVALMLRMPPDTTALP, from the coding sequence ATGAATGTTCGCGCTATCAACGTGACGCCGTACATCGACATCCTGCTGGTGCTGCTCATCATCTTCATGGTCATCACACCCTTCACCAGCCACGGCATCCCGGTGCGCCTGCCTGCGGATCCGCTGACGGAGGATGCGCCGCCGCCCCCGGGTCCCTTCGCCATCGTCCTCGAAGCCGGGGTCGACGACGCCGTCGCCATCAGCGGCCGGCCCGTGGCGGCGGCCCGGCTCGAGCCCGAGCTGCAGGCGCGGACGGCGCAGGTGGACCGCTATCAGGTGTTTCTCTGCGGCGGGTCCGGGGTCTTTTACGGCGACATCATCCGGCTGGCCGACCGCGCGCGCGCAGCCGGCGTGGATCAGCCCGTGGCGCTCATGCTGCGGATGCCGCCTGACACCACGGCTCTGCCCTGA
- a CDS encoding DUF1722 domain-containing protein yields the protein MSPKPKPAPDPAHLGPRLRLGVSRCLLGDEVRYDGQHKRDEFLVGVLGPYVEWVPVCPEVEIGLPIPRESMRLVGDPAAPRLVAPRSGADHTERMQTWAAGRLDELAGLDLVGFVFKKDSPSSGLFRVKVYGEQGMPARTGSGIFARAFTARFPDLPVEEEGRLHDWRLRENFVERIFVVARWQQLLRDNPRPAGLVAFHAAIKLTLLAHSPAHYTELGRLVADAGRTPWPELAARYFSRLMDGLKALATPRKHANVFHHLMGFLKDHLDAADKAELLAAVQEYRDGLVPHIVPFTLLRHHLAKHSVGDWVRRQTYLNPYPKEMMLRNHV from the coding sequence ATGAGCCCCAAACCAAAACCGGCACCCGATCCCGCGCACCTGGGCCCGCGGCTGCGCCTCGGCGTGAGCCGGTGCTTGCTGGGGGATGAGGTCCGCTACGACGGGCAGCACAAGCGTGACGAATTCCTGGTGGGCGTCTTGGGCCCCTATGTGGAGTGGGTGCCGGTGTGCCCGGAGGTGGAGATCGGCCTGCCCATCCCCCGCGAGAGCATGCGCCTGGTGGGCGACCCGGCCGCACCTCGGCTGGTGGCGCCGCGCTCCGGCGCCGACCACACGGAGCGAATGCAGACCTGGGCGGCGGGACGCCTCGACGAGCTGGCCGGCCTGGACCTGGTGGGCTTCGTCTTCAAGAAGGATTCGCCGAGCTCCGGTCTCTTCCGGGTCAAGGTGTACGGCGAGCAGGGCATGCCCGCCCGGACCGGCAGCGGCATCTTCGCCCGGGCCTTCACTGCGCGCTTCCCCGACCTGCCGGTGGAAGAGGAGGGGCGGCTCCATGACTGGCGCCTCCGCGAAAACTTCGTGGAGCGGATTTTCGTCGTGGCGCGGTGGCAGCAACTGCTGCGGGACAACCCGCGTCCGGCGGGCCTGGTCGCCTTTCACGCCGCGATCAAGCTGACGCTGCTGGCCCACAGTCCGGCGCACTACACCGAGCTCGGCCGCCTGGTGGCCGACGCCGGCCGGACGCCGTGGCCGGAGCTGGCGGCGCGGTACTTCAGCCGGCTCATGGACGGCCTGAAGGCGCTGGCCACGCCGCGCAAGCACGCCAACGTCTTTCATCACCTGATGGGCTTCCTCAAGGACCATCTCGACGCGGCCGACAAGGCTGAGCTGTTGGCGGCGGTCCAGGAATACCGCGACGGCCTGGTGCCCCACATCGTGCCGTTCACCTTGCTGCGGCACCATCTGGCCAAACATTCCGTCGGCGACTGGGTCCGCCGGCAGACCTACCTCAACCCCTACCCGAAAGAGATGATGCTCCGCAACCACGTCTAG
- a CDS encoding FtsX-like permease family protein — MRWLGILSQAVRAVWGNQVRTVLTVLGVTWGIMSFMILMAYGDGFQRAMNLGLSYFGDYVVVIWNGQTSLQAGGQKAGRAIAMESRDVEMLRQDATLIKKVSGEVFRRYKVVYEQRVNTAGIRAVESCYGDIRGMFIEDGRFFTDEENRQLTRVAVLGYEIKRRLFSQAPAVGREIRIQGVPFQVVGVLHKKVAISNYFQPDDQCIMIPIRTMGVLTDTRYLSVMVWQPVSPLLEDKARQQFMTLMGARHHFQPADDKALTYHSYSEVKAILDGMTGAVKVTVFLVGLITLGIGGVGVMNIMLLSVRSRTREIGTLMALGAKRRHVIAQFLAETFLMTLMGGALGFLFASLVTRLIGGIPFLSNIFDDPTGQGDIYLIITAASFVVALVTLGAISLVFGLWPALQAARQDPIEALRYE; from the coding sequence ATGCGATGGCTGGGCATCCTGAGTCAGGCGGTGCGGGCGGTCTGGGGCAACCAGGTCCGGACGGTGCTGACCGTGCTCGGGGTCACCTGGGGGATCATGTCGTTCATGATCCTGATGGCATACGGCGACGGCTTCCAGCGGGCGATGAACCTGGGCCTGAGCTATTTCGGCGATTACGTCGTGGTGATCTGGAACGGGCAGACCAGTCTGCAGGCGGGCGGCCAGAAGGCCGGCCGGGCCATCGCCATGGAGTCGCGCGACGTCGAGATGCTCCGCCAGGACGCCACCCTGATCAAGAAGGTCAGCGGCGAGGTGTTCCGCCGCTACAAGGTGGTGTACGAGCAGCGGGTCAATACCGCCGGCATCCGGGCGGTGGAGTCGTGCTACGGCGACATCCGCGGCATGTTCATCGAGGACGGACGGTTCTTCACCGACGAGGAGAACCGCCAGCTGACCCGGGTCGCCGTGCTGGGCTACGAGATCAAGCGGCGCCTCTTCAGCCAGGCGCCGGCGGTGGGCCGGGAGATCCGCATCCAAGGCGTCCCGTTCCAGGTGGTGGGGGTGCTGCACAAGAAGGTGGCCATCTCCAACTATTTCCAGCCCGACGACCAGTGCATCATGATTCCCATCCGGACCATGGGGGTGCTCACCGACACCCGCTACCTCAGCGTCATGGTCTGGCAGCCGGTGAGCCCCCTGCTGGAGGACAAAGCCCGGCAGCAGTTCATGACTCTCATGGGCGCCCGCCACCATTTCCAGCCGGCAGACGACAAGGCGCTCACTTATCACAGCTACTCCGAGGTCAAGGCGATCCTCGACGGCATGACCGGCGCCGTGAAGGTGACCGTGTTCCTGGTGGGGCTGATCACCCTGGGGATCGGCGGCGTGGGCGTCATGAACATCATGCTGCTGTCGGTGCGGAGCCGCACACGGGAGATCGGCACTCTGATGGCGCTCGGAGCCAAGCGGCGCCACGTGATCGCCCAGTTCCTGGCCGAGACCTTCCTGATGACCCTGATGGGCGGTGCGCTGGGATTCCTGTTCGCCAGCCTGGTCACCCGGCTCATCGGCGGCATCCCGTTCCTGAGCAACATCTTTGACGATCCCACCGGGCAGGGGGACATCTACTTGATCATCACCGCGGCCAGCTTCGTGGTGGCGCTGGTGACGCTGGGCGCCATCAGCCTGGTGTTCGGGCTCTGGCCGGCGCTCCAGGCGGCGCGGCAGGATCCCATTGAAGCGCTGCGGTACGAATAG
- the rimO gene encoding 30S ribosomal protein S12 methylthiotransferase RimO, protein MDICLISLGCPKNTVDSELMLGCLLAAGHRIVPEPEAADVVIVNTCGFIDPAKEESLGAILEVLQLKRRRPGLRVIAAGCLPQRYRAELEREIPELDALMGVNDIARVAEIVAGAPAPAQAPLFLHDWRTPRRRITPAHIAYVKVSEGCSHRCAFCAIPGIRGPFRSRPPADVLAEIAALAAEGVREIILIGQDTTAYGRDLGGGASIAGLLAAAATVPGDFWVRLMYTYPTEVDDRLLEVMAGHSKICPYLDIPFQHAHRDILRRMRRSGDGGAYLRLLERARRAVPELAVRTALITGFPGERPAHFDYLLEFVREARFDQLGVFVYSDEEGTPARHLDGKVAARTAARRRDRLMAAQQEVLADKASAWLGRAVPVIVDGYTADADYLLQARMPQQAPEIDGVVYLTNGSLDKLKPGDVVTARLKEYVGYDFTAAVIRPRRSSPS, encoded by the coding sequence ATGGACATCTGCCTCATCAGCCTCGGCTGCCCGAAGAACACCGTCGACAGCGAGCTCATGCTCGGCTGCTTGTTGGCAGCCGGCCACCGGATTGTCCCGGAGCCGGAGGCGGCCGATGTGGTCATCGTGAACACTTGCGGCTTCATCGACCCGGCCAAGGAGGAGTCGCTCGGCGCCATCCTGGAGGTGCTCCAGCTCAAGCGGCGGCGGCCGGGCCTGCGCGTCATCGCCGCCGGCTGCCTGCCCCAGCGCTACCGCGCGGAGCTCGAGCGTGAGATCCCCGAGCTTGACGCGCTCATGGGGGTGAACGACATCGCCCGCGTCGCGGAGATCGTCGCCGGCGCTCCGGCGCCGGCGCAAGCCCCCCTGTTCCTGCACGATTGGCGGACGCCCCGTCGCCGCATCACCCCCGCCCATATCGCCTACGTGAAGGTCTCCGAAGGGTGTTCCCACCGGTGCGCGTTCTGCGCCATCCCCGGGATCCGCGGCCCGTTCCGCAGCCGGCCTCCTGCCGACGTGCTGGCCGAGATCGCCGCGTTGGCCGCCGAGGGTGTCCGCGAGATCATCCTGATTGGGCAGGACACCACCGCCTACGGTCGCGACCTCGGCGGCGGCGCCTCGATCGCCGGCCTGCTCGCGGCGGCCGCGACCGTGCCCGGCGACTTCTGGGTGCGCCTCATGTACACCTATCCCACCGAGGTGGACGACCGGCTCCTCGAGGTCATGGCCGGTCATTCGAAAATCTGTCCGTACCTGGACATCCCGTTCCAGCATGCCCACCGAGACATCCTGCGGCGCATGCGCCGGTCGGGCGACGGCGGCGCCTACCTGCGGCTCCTGGAGCGGGCGCGCCGCGCGGTGCCGGAACTCGCGGTGCGCACCGCGCTCATCACCGGTTTCCCCGGCGAGCGACCGGCGCACTTCGACTATCTGCTGGAATTCGTCCGCGAGGCTCGCTTCGACCAGTTGGGCGTGTTCGTTTACTCCGACGAAGAGGGGACGCCGGCCCGTCACCTCGATGGCAAGGTCGCCGCGCGCACCGCCGCCCGGCGGCGCGACCGTCTGATGGCGGCGCAGCAGGAGGTGTTGGCGGACAAAGCATCGGCATGGCTGGGTCGCGCGGTCCCCGTCATTGTGGACGGCTACACCGCCGACGCCGACTACCTGCTGCAAGCCCGCATGCCGCAGCAGGCGCCGGAAATCGACGGTGTCGTTTACCTGACCAACGGTTCCCTGGACAAGCTCAAACCGGGCGACGTCGTGACCGCGAGACTGAAAGAGTACGTGGGCTATGACTTCACGGCCGCGGTGATCCGTCCGCGTCGCTCGTCGCCGTCATAA
- a CDS encoding efflux RND transporter periplasmic adaptor subunit — protein sequence MANRKGSTALRIVTVVVIIGILGGVYTTFSILFRRDESIPAEKITTVARGEMVRSVVATGKIEPVSKIDIKSKASGIIRFLYVDDGDHVREGQVLLELDREQLEASRREAHANMMARKAMLEKAEAEVRSTALALERAREEAESRDLEFVRREWERMKSLYEDNLISKADLDATEQRWRAEQVRDKVLQRNVLLRESEHITAQKAVHQAQADLYAAEAALQRAEEELANATLRSPINGMVLKRYLEVGDAVSSILQLGYNATLVMTIGDTRDLYFRGAVDESDVGQVRVGLPVNITVETYRDKIFPSEVTLISPMGQERDNVTRFEVRVRIPGETTGLRANMSANAEVILEKKGGVLIISETALVYDERKASFVDRVTGEGDRQKVDRVSVKVGISNGSRVELLEGLKEGERVVLQ from the coding sequence ATGGCCAATCGAAAAGGGAGCACCGCCCTGCGCATCGTCACCGTGGTGGTGATCATCGGGATTTTGGGCGGCGTGTACACCACGTTCAGCATTCTGTTCCGCCGCGACGAGTCGATTCCGGCGGAGAAGATCACCACGGTGGCACGCGGCGAGATGGTCCGCTCGGTGGTGGCCACGGGGAAAATTGAACCGGTGTCCAAGATCGACATCAAGTCGAAGGCGAGCGGCATCATTCGCTTCCTGTACGTGGACGACGGCGACCATGTCCGCGAAGGGCAGGTGCTGCTGGAACTGGACCGCGAGCAGCTCGAAGCGTCGCGCCGCGAGGCCCACGCCAACATGATGGCCCGCAAGGCGATGCTGGAAAAGGCCGAGGCCGAGGTCCGCTCCACGGCACTGGCGCTGGAACGCGCCCGCGAGGAGGCCGAGAGCCGCGACCTGGAGTTCGTGCGCCGGGAGTGGGAGCGGATGAAGTCGCTCTACGAGGACAACCTCATCTCCAAGGCTGATCTGGACGCGACCGAGCAGCGGTGGCGGGCGGAACAGGTCCGCGACAAGGTGCTGCAGCGAAACGTGCTGCTCCGTGAAAGCGAGCACATCACCGCCCAGAAGGCGGTCCACCAGGCTCAGGCCGACCTGTACGCCGCCGAGGCCGCGCTGCAGCGCGCCGAGGAGGAGCTGGCCAACGCCACGCTCCGCAGCCCCATCAACGGCATGGTCCTGAAGCGTTACCTCGAGGTCGGTGACGCGGTGAGCTCCATCCTCCAGCTCGGCTACAACGCCACCCTGGTGATGACCATCGGCGACACCCGCGACCTCTACTTCAGGGGCGCGGTTGACGAAAGCGACGTGGGTCAGGTGCGGGTGGGCCTGCCGGTGAACATCACCGTCGAGACCTATCGGGACAAGATCTTCCCAAGCGAGGTGACGCTCATCTCCCCAATGGGCCAGGAGCGCGACAACGTGACCCGGTTCGAGGTGCGGGTCCGCATCCCCGGCGAGACGACGGGCCTCCGCGCCAATATGAGCGCCAATGCCGAGGTCATCCTGGAAAAGAAGGGCGGCGTGCTCATCATCTCCGAGACCGCCCTGGTGTACGATGAACGGAAGGCGTCCTTCGTGGACCGGGTCACCGGCGAGGGCGACCGTCAGAAGGTGGATCGCGTGTCCGTGAAGGTGGGCATCAGCAACGGCTCCCGCGTGGAGCTGCTCGAGGGATTGAAGGAAGGCGAGCGGGTGGTGCTGCAGTGA